In the Candidatus Izemoplasmatales bacterium genome, GGCCCGAAGGTCCGACGATCGACGCGCGGGCACGCGCGAAAGGAGATTCGAATCGGATCATTTCGCGGTCCTCGGCCTTGTACGAGCGCGAGAGCGCAAGCGCATAGATCGATTCGAGGAAATTGGTCTTGCCTTCGCCGTTCGCGCCGACGAGGAAATTCAACCCGGGCGCGAGTTCGACGACCTGCTTCCGATAGTTCCGGAAGTCGGCGAGCGTGACGGATTCGATGATCATCGGGAGATCTGAAGGTCGACGCGCGGCTTGACGGCCACGGAGATGCGGTCGCCGGGATAGAGCTTGCGTCCGCGACGCTCTTCCGGGAGGTCGTTCACGGTCACCTTCACGGTGGCGAGGAAATCCTTGACTTCGCCGCCGCTCTGCAGGATTCCGGCGAATTTCAGGAGCTGTCCGAGCGTGATGTATTCGGTTTTGATGATGATCGGCTTCATGGAACCGCCTCCGCAAACACTATCCATTATATATAATATTATATAATATTATATTATAAATATCAAACTATTTCCGCGTCCGACGGACGATCGAAGATCCTGAAACGCGAAAAAAAGACGCGTCGGCGGACGCGTCTATGGTTTTCTCGGACCCGTCAGGCGGTCACGAGCTCGAGGAAGCGGCACATCGTGAAGAGCCAGTGCCGTTCGAGCCGGATCGTATCCAGGACAACATGGATGCGGTTGTTCTTGAAGGCAAAACGGAAGTAGGTCGAGACTTCGTTGCCGGTCTCGAAGACCTTGACGCCGGACATCTTCGCGGAACCTTCCTCGGAGATCACGAGCGTGACGTTGGTCTTCGTCTCGAGCACCTTCTCGACGCCCGCGCGTTCCGAGAGATGCTCGAACAGTTTTTCGTACATGTAGATCTCGAGGTCGGGTTCAAAACTGCCGAAGCGGTCGGTGAATTCGTCGAGAAGTTCCTCGATGTCGGCACGGGTCTTGACGGCGCCGATCTTCCCGTGCATCTCCATCTTGACGAAGTCGTCGTCGACGTAGGCGCCGTCGATGTACTTCGAGACGGTCGCCTTGACCTTCGCGGGACGTTCCGGTTCGGGAGCACCCTGCTGGTGTCGGATCTCCTCCTGGAGAATGCGCATGTACAGGTCGACGCCGACGGAGTCGATGAATCCGGACTGTTCGCTGCCGAGCACGTCGCCGGCACCGCGGATCGAAAGGTCGCGCACCGCGATCTTGAAGCCGGATCCGAGTTCGGTGAACTCCTTGATCACCTTGAGGCGCTTCTCCGCGTCCTCGGTGAGGACCTTGTCCTTCTTGTACATGAGGTACGCGTAGGCGATCCGGTTCGAACGGCCGACGCGGCCGCGGATCTGATAGAGCTGGGCGAGTCCGAGGCGGTCGGCGTCGTGGATGATCAGCGTATTCGCGTTCGGGATGTCGATGCCGGTCTCGATGATCGTCGTCGAGATGAGCACGTCGGTCTCGCGCTCGATGAACGCCTCGACGACGTTCTCGAGCTGGATCTTGTTCATCTGCCCGTGGGCGACGGCGATCCGCGCTTCGGGAACCATCCGCTTGACGATCGCCTCGATGCGGTCGATGTCGTCGATGCGGTTGTAGATGTAGAACACCTGCCCGTGGCGCGAGAGTTCGCGTTCGATCGCGTCCTTGATGACGGTCTCGTTCCGTTCCAGCACGTAGGTCTGGATCGGGTAGCGGTTCTCTGGCGCGGTTTCGAGGAGCGACATGTTCTTGACGCCCATGATCGCCATCTGGAGGGTGCGTGGGATCGGCGTCGCGGACAGGGACAGGACGTCGACGTTGACCTTCATCTCCTTGATGCGTTCCTTGTGCTCGACGCCGAATCGCTGTTCCTCGTCGATTACGAGCAGGCCGAGGTCCTTGAAGACGACGTCCTGCGAGAGGATGCGGTGGGTGCCGATGAGGACGTCGACGGTTCCGCTCTTCAGGCCTTCGATCACTTCCGTCTGTTCCTTGCGGGAGACGAAGCGGTTCATCAGCCTGACGTTGATGCCGAACTTCTCCATGCGGTTCGTGAAGGTGTGGAAATGCTGCCGCGACAGGACCGTCGTCGGCGCGAGGTAGGCGACCTGCTTGTTCGACAGGACCGCCTTGAAGGCCGCGCGGAGCGCGACCTCGGTCTTCCCGAAGCCGACGTCGCCGCAGAGCAGGCGGTCCATCGGCCGTCCGTCCTCCATGTCCTTCTTCACGTCCAGGATCGCGCGCAGCTGGTCGGGCGTCTCCTCGTATTCGAAGTCGGATTCGAATTCGGACTGCATGGGATCGTCGGGGGCGAACGCGAACCCTTCGCTATGTTCGCGCAATGCGTAGAGGTTGATGAGCTTCTCGGCGATGTCCTTCGTCTTCTCGCGGACGCGCTGCTTGGTCTTCGCCCAATCGCTTCCGCCGAGCTTGTTGAGGCGCGGCTCGAAGCCCTCGCTGCCGGCGTACTTCTGGATCTGGCCGATCGCGTCGACGGGGATGTAGAGCTTGTCACCGTCGCGGTATTCGATGTGGATGTAGTCGTTCTTGGTCGCGCCGAGCTCCATCGTCTTGATCTCGAGGAACCGGCCGATGCCGTAGTCGTAATGGACCACGTAGTCGCCCGGCTTGAGATCGTTCACGGAGTAGAGACGACGGCTGTTCTGATACACAGAGACGTAGCGTCCGCGCTTGGGGACGGGCTGTTTGCGCGAGAGCGCGCTCTCGGTCACGACGACCAGTCCGGCGGTCGCGATCGACAGGTCGAAATACCGTTCCGAGACAACCAGGTTGGCTTTTCCCGGAACGAGCGCGTCGTGTTCGCCGACGACGGCGAACGGGACGTCGCGGTCCTCGAACATGGCGACCAGGTTGTCGCGCGTCTTCACCGTCCTGAGGACGACGATCACGGCGTTGTTCCTCGTCTTGATCGCGATGTCGCGGAAGAAGGCGTCGAAGTTCCCCTCGTAACGCTCCGGGCTGCGACCGACGATCTTCACGATGACGTCGAAGGGATCGTCGTAGCCGTGTTCCAGTTGGTCCATCGCGATCACGGACGGCATGCGGATGGAATGCAGGTCGAACAGCATCTCGAACCCCATCTTCGCATAGTCTCCGGTGGACAGGTACCAGTCGGCCGTCTCCGCCGTCATCGCCGCGAACTGCTCGCGGACGCGATGGTGGTCGAAGAAGAACACCAGCGGGTCGTCGAGCAGGTCGACGAGGGTCGTGCGGACGCCGGTAAGGACCGGGATGTAGCGCGAGAGGCGGTCGAGTTCGCGATGCTCCGCGATGGCTTCGCGATCGCGCCCGATGCGGTCGAGGGCGTCCTTCGAGAAGAAGGCGCCCGCCGTCCTGGCGTCGATGAAGTCGAGCAGTTTCCGCCGTCCCTCGTCGTCGTAGAAGAATTCGTACATCGGCATCACCGCGAAGCGCTCGACGGTTCCCGTGGAGCGCTGCGATTCGATGTCGAAGATCTTGATCTTCTCGATCGTGTCGCCGAAGAAGTCGAGGCGGAAGGGCCGCGGCTGGTTCAGGGGGAAGATGTCGAAGATGCCGCCGCGAAGCGAGAAGTCGCCCGGCTTCTCGACGGTGTACTCGCGGCGGTAGCCGTATTCGACGAGGCGTTTCGCAAGCCCCTCGACATCGTGCTCGGCGCCCGTCTCGAACTTCAGTTCGGAACGACGCCAATCTTCCCTGGGCATCATCGGCCGGACGATGCCGGCGGTGTGCGTGACGACGATCTTGCGCGTCCCCTCGAGGATGTCCCGGATCGTGTTGATCCGCTCCATCTTGAACTCGTTGGACGCGACCAGCATCTCGCTCGTGATGAATTCGTCCTGCGGAAAGAAGCCGAGGGATTCCTCGCCCACGGCGACGCTGAGGCGGTCATAGAGCAGCTGGGCCTTGTACAGGTTGGGTGCGCAGACGACGATCGGACGGTCGGTATCCTCGAATGCCGAAAGGACGAGCGCGGCCATCGCCTCTTCGCTCAGTTCGTTGATCAGCACCCGTCCCTCGGGGCGGGAGAAAAAGGGACGGACGCGACGGTATTCGGACGTCTTCTTCAGGATCGACAGGGCCAGTCTCATCGTTTCACCTCATGCGGACACGGCGAGTCTCGGAAACTCGCCGGGGTCTATTCGTTTCCATGCGCCGGCGTCGCCGGCGTCTTTCACTTCTTCTTCCGCTGCAGCGCGTAGGAAGCGGGCAGGATCGCGGACAGGGGTGCGAACCGGAGGAAGAACCGCGTCAGCTTCATCGTGAAGCCCGGGATGATCATGCGCCGTCCTTTGAAAAGACCGCGAACGGCGATCTGCGCGCAGCGCTCCGCCGTCATGCCCCTGAGCGCCTGATCGGCGCCCGCCGCGGCACCGAAGCCGGTGTCGACCGGACCGGGGCACAGCGTCAGGACGCGGATCGGCCTCTTCATCCTCCGAAGTTCGTAGTCGACGGCGGCCCCGAGGGAACAGACATAGGCTTTCGTCGCCGCGTAGGACGCGAGCAGCGGCGTCGGCAGGAAGCCGGCCATGCTGGCGACGTTGAGAATGCGTCCGTCGGTCATGGACTGCGCGAACAGCTTCGTCAGGACGTGCAGACCCACGACGTTGGTGTCGATCATCGAAAGATCGCCGGCGAGGTCGTGGTCGATGAACGGGCCGACGCGACCGAAGCCGGCGTCGTTGACGACGATCTTCGGGTCGTAGGCGAGACATTCGCCGTGCAGTTTCACGCAGTTGTCGCGGCTCGACAGGTCGATCGCCTTGACGACGACGCGGACGCCGTAAGCGTGCTCGAGTTCGACTTTCAGTTCGTTCAGCGCCTCGATGCGGCGCGCGACGATCACGAGATCGTACTTCCGGGCCGCGAGCAGGCGCGCGATTTCGCGGCCGATGCCGCTGGATGCGCCGGTAACGAGAGCGTACACGTGTCTTCCTCCTGAACCCGTCCGTCAGCGGTCGGATTCGATCCTGATCCAGTCGAGCGCCGGGACGCGGCGTTCGACGCCGTCGTCGGCGTAGATTTCCTCGCGGTCGCCGAGATTCATCGCGATGCGGACCCTGCGGCCGTCGAGCGCGCGTTCGTAGACCAGAAGCGACGGATGCTCCAAAAGCGTAAACGAGCCGCGACGCAGCCGTTCGTCCCCTGCGCGCCAGGCCGCCAGACTCGAGACGAACGCGAGCAGATCGAGGTCCCACCCTTCCCGGTTCCAGTCGACGGTGCGGCGGTTGTCGGGGTCGGAGCCGCCTTCCATACCGATCTCCGTACCGTAGTAGACGCATGGCATCCCGACGAATGTGAATTGAAATAATATCGCCATCTTCAGCCGTTTCACATTATTTCCGGATTGCGTTTTCGCGCGTGGGACGTCATGCGAGTCGAGCTGGTTCAGCAACGCTCTGGCGACATTGTCCGGATACATCGCCAGCAGGTGCGTCAGCCGGTCGGAGAAGGCGGACAGGGACGTCTTGCCCCTGAGGAAGAAGTCGCCCACGATCTCGTAGAACTGATAGTTCTGGACCGAATCGAACTGGTCGCCGCGCAGATAGTAGTCCGAATTGTGCCACACCTCGCCGATGATCGCGAGATCCGGCTTGATCGCCTTGAGCGCGGTACGGAAGCGTCTCCAGAATGCCGAATCGACCTCGTCGGCGACGTCGAGACGCCAGCCGTCGATGTCGAACCGCTCGACGTAATGCTTCCCGACGCCGATCAGGTAGTCCTGCAGCGCCGGATCGGCGGAGTTCAGCTTCGGCATGTGGACCTCCGACGCGAACGTCTGATAGGTCTTGCCCGGAACCATCGCGATCGGGAACGAATCGATCAGAAACCAGTTCCGGTACGCGCTTCTCTCCTGTTTCTCGAGGACGTCCCGGAACGCGAAGAAGCCGGCGCCGCAGTGGTTGAAGACGGCGTCGAGGACGATCCGGATGCCGGCGGCGTGGAGGGCGTCCACGAGGCTCTTGAACTCCGCTTCGGTGCCGAGGCGGGGATCGATCGTCAGATAGTCGGCGGTATCGTAGCGGTGACAGGAGGGCGAAAGCGAGATCGGCGTCATGTAGATCGCGTTGACGCCGAGTCCGACAAGATGCGGGATGCGGCTCTCGATGCCCCTGAAGTTGCCGCCGAAGACGTGATACCACGTCGGTTTCGTCCCCCACGGCTGGAAGGAGGGATCCGGATCACCGATCCGGCAGAAGCGGTCGGGAAAGATCTGGTAGAAGATCGCGTCCTGCATCCACGCGGGGGCGTCGTAGCGGTCGACGTCCTGGATCCTCGGCATCTCGTAGGCACCCATGCGGACCGGTTCCTCGCGCTGCAGGCCGTATTCGCCGTAATACCACGTCTCGCCGCCTTCGACGATCCGGAAATAGTAGATGCAGCCGTAGTTTGCGGGGATGAACGTCGTCTTATAGTAGGCGAAGAGGGCGTCTGCCGCAAACCGCTCCATGGCGTGTGCGCGGCGCCCGCGATAGTCATGGAATCGATTGTATTCGATCAAATCGATGGACATCCGGTCGTTTCGCGCGGCGCGGAAGCGGATCGTGAGCGAACGGGCATCCTCGACATAGCCCCATTCGGAAT is a window encoding:
- the yaaA gene encoding S4 domain-containing protein YaaA, which gives rise to MKPIIIKTEYITLGQLLKFAGILQSGGEVKDFLATVKVTVNDLPEERRGRKLYPGDRISVAVKPRVDLQISR
- a CDS encoding glycoside hydrolase family 13 protein translates to MIREALFHHANSEWGYVEDARSLTIRFRAARNDRMSIDLIEYNRFHDYRGRRAHAMERFAADALFAYYKTTFIPANYGCIYYFRIVEGGETWYYGEYGLQREEPVRMGAYEMPRIQDVDRYDAPAWMQDAIFYQIFPDRFCRIGDPDPSFQPWGTKPTWYHVFGGNFRGIESRIPHLVGLGVNAIYMTPISLSPSCHRYDTADYLTIDPRLGTEAEFKSLVDALHAAGIRIVLDAVFNHCGAGFFAFRDVLEKQERSAYRNWFLIDSFPIAMVPGKTYQTFASEVHMPKLNSADPALQDYLIGVGKHYVERFDIDGWRLDVADEVDSAFWRRFRTALKAIKPDLAIIGEVWHNSDYYLRGDQFDSVQNYQFYEIVGDFFLRGKTSLSAFSDRLTHLLAMYPDNVARALLNQLDSHDVPRAKTQSGNNVKRLKMAILFQFTFVGMPCVYYGTEIGMEGGSDPDNRRTVDWNREGWDLDLLAFVSSLAAWRAGDERLRRGSFTLLEHPSLLVYERALDGRRVRIAMNLGDREEIYADDGVERRVPALDWIRIESDR
- the mfd gene encoding transcription-repair coupling factor, translated to MRLALSILKKTSEYRRVRPFFSRPEGRVLINELSEEAMAALVLSAFEDTDRPIVVCAPNLYKAQLLYDRLSVAVGEESLGFFPQDEFITSEMLVASNEFKMERINTIRDILEGTRKIVVTHTAGIVRPMMPREDWRRSELKFETGAEHDVEGLAKRLVEYGYRREYTVEKPGDFSLRGGIFDIFPLNQPRPFRLDFFGDTIEKIKIFDIESQRSTGTVERFAVMPMYEFFYDDEGRRKLLDFIDARTAGAFFSKDALDRIGRDREAIAEHRELDRLSRYIPVLTGVRTTLVDLLDDPLVFFFDHHRVREQFAAMTAETADWYLSTGDYAKMGFEMLFDLHSIRMPSVIAMDQLEHGYDDPFDVIVKIVGRSPERYEGNFDAFFRDIAIKTRNNAVIVVLRTVKTRDNLVAMFEDRDVPFAVVGEHDALVPGKANLVVSERYFDLSIATAGLVVVTESALSRKQPVPKRGRYVSVYQNSRRLYSVNDLKPGDYVVHYDYGIGRFLEIKTMELGATKNDYIHIEYRDGDKLYIPVDAIGQIQKYAGSEGFEPRLNKLGGSDWAKTKQRVREKTKDIAEKLINLYALREHSEGFAFAPDDPMQSEFESDFEYEETPDQLRAILDVKKDMEDGRPMDRLLCGDVGFGKTEVALRAAFKAVLSNKQVAYLAPTTVLSRQHFHTFTNRMEKFGINVRLMNRFVSRKEQTEVIEGLKSGTVDVLIGTHRILSQDVVFKDLGLLVIDEEQRFGVEHKERIKEMKVNVDVLSLSATPIPRTLQMAIMGVKNMSLLETAPENRYPIQTYVLERNETVIKDAIERELSRHGQVFYIYNRIDDIDRIEAIVKRMVPEARIAVAHGQMNKIQLENVVEAFIERETDVLISTTIIETGIDIPNANTLIIHDADRLGLAQLYQIRGRVGRSNRIAYAYLMYKKDKVLTEDAEKRLKVIKEFTELGSGFKIAVRDLSIRGAGDVLGSEQSGFIDSVGVDLYMRILQEEIRHQQGAPEPERPAKVKATVSKYIDGAYVDDDFVKMEMHGKIGAVKTRADIEELLDEFTDRFGSFEPDLEIYMYEKLFEHLSERAGVEKVLETKTNVTLVISEEGSAKMSGVKVFETGNEVSTYFRFAFKNNRIHVVLDTIRLERHWLFTMCRFLELVTA
- a CDS encoding SDR family oxidoreductase; the protein is MYALVTGASSGIGREIARLLAARKYDLVIVARRIEALNELKVELEHAYGVRVVVKAIDLSSRDNCVKLHGECLAYDPKIVVNDAGFGRVGPFIDHDLAGDLSMIDTNVVGLHVLTKLFAQSMTDGRILNVASMAGFLPTPLLASYAATKAYVCSLGAAVDYELRRMKRPIRVLTLCPGPVDTGFGAAAGADQALRGMTAERCAQIAVRGLFKGRRMIIPGFTMKLTRFFLRFAPLSAILPASYALQRKKK